DNA from Synechococcus elongatus PCC 6301:
CTCTGGAGGGCCGCTTGGCCCGCGACATTTTTGACAATCGGGGTCGCGTTCTCGTGCCCCGCAATAGCCGGATTCTGGGTCAGCTGCGACCCGATGGACGGGGCCTGCGTTTCGTCAGCGATCGCTTGATCTTGCCGAATGGCGGCGTCTATCCGATTCGTGCTCACTCTGGCCTGATTTTCAGTGAGCCTTCCTTCGGTCGTCCCGACCTGAGCACAGTCTTGATCACCGGCGCTGCTCGCACCCTGCTGAGCAATTTGCCCGGCTACAACGGCGCCATCGATCGCAGTTTTGACGACGTCTTGCAGCGCGATAACTCCCAAATCATCGTCTTGGATTCCAGCGATCTCGGCTTAGAACTGCTATCTGATCTGACCTTCCGTTAACTCCCATCTATCACTTCTCCCCTTTCTGGAGTCACTCTCATGTCTCAAACCCTCAAAGCGGGCCTCGCCTCGCTTCTCTTCATCGGCAGCAGCAGTAGCGCCCTCACCCTGACCTTTAGCCCTGCAGCACTGGCACAGTCGACGCGCTTCAGCGATGTTTCCAGCAGTTACTGGGCTCAACCCTTTGTGGAAGCCTTGGCTAACCGCGGCATCATCACCGGTTTTCCTGACGGTAGTTTCCGCCCCAATGAACCGGTCAGCCGGGCCCAATTCGCCGCCATGCTCGACAAAGCATTTACGACTG
Protein-coding regions in this window:
- a CDS encoding TrbI/VirB10 family protein encodes the protein MNFARTCGLALAACLAGGAVLEAQPAAAGPDRWDRCERPGRGNRRACLEQLNRFNRFDQFDRRGVPIPVVDRRFLRSGSRMNLFFPGRDRIILRRGEVLPLEGRLARDIFDNRGRVLVPRNSRILGQLRPDGRGLRFVSDRLILPNGGVYPIRAHSGLIFSEPSFGRPDLSTVLITGAARTLLSNLPGYNGAIDRSFDDVLQRDNSQIIVLDSSDLGLELLSDLTFR